ATTAAAAATACTGCTATCAAGTTTATTTTGTTCAACAATTATTCTAACACCACTTTGTTTTGAAATATGGGAAGCATCCCTACCAAGTCCATCACTGATATCTATACAGGATGACACAAATGACGATTCACTCAAATACTTTGAAAGCTTAAGTTCAGGCTCATTTTTATAATGCAAGTATGGGTCGACATTAAAATCAACTACCTCTAATTCCTTTTCCAAAGAAACTTTAGAAAGACCTACAGACCTTGACAAATAAACCAAATCACCCGGCCTTGCTCCACTTCTCTTTAAAAGATTTTTGTACGGCTTGCCAATTACTGTTAGAGATAAAAAGATATCACTTCTACTTTTAGTGGTATCACCACCAATAAGCTCGATATTATAATTTTCAGTCATTTTGTTAATGGCAATCACGATATTATCTAAAAATGTATATTTGTCAGGAATCGATATACCAAGCAGGCAGTATTTTGGATACCCACCCATGGCGCATATATCGCTTATATTGGAAACAAATAATTTTTTAATTACCATTTCAATAGGAGTAGTGGGCAAAAAATGAATATTTTCAATCAGTATATCTTTTGCCACAAGATAGCCGTCAAAAAATGCCGCATCATCACCTATTGACAGGACATCCTCTTTTGGAGCTCTCTTTAATCTTTCTATAAAGTCAAATTCACCCATTTAAAATATCTAAAAACTCTCTAACAACTCTTTTCGGCTCACCAGAAGCACATATGGCACTTGAAACAGCTACACCAGCAACCTTAGTTTTACTAAAAACTTCAACATTATTAAGATTAATCCCGCCAATTGCAACCGCAGGCATATCTGTCATTTCTACAAGATTTAAAATACCTTCGGGGCCTATAACCGTCCGCAAGTCATCTTTAGTATTTGTATAAAATGCCGGTCCTACGCCTATATAATCTGCACGTGACTCTTCAGCAATTTTTAAATCTTCTAAATTGTTGCACGAATAGCCATAGCATATTTCAGGAAATCTTTCTCTCGCAACATCTAAAGGGATATCCTTGCCACCCAAATGTACATTTTTTACCCCTAAAGCCAGAGCAAGATCTAACCTATCATTTATAACTGTCAGAATATCATGCCCTTTGACTGCACTTAATAAAGTTTTAGCATTATAGTATCTTTCATTTATACTTTTATTTTTATCCCTTATTTGAATTGCGGTAATACCGCCATCAATAACTTCCTCTAAAAAATTTTTTAAAGGAAGCTTCAACATTGATGTTTCCAAAATAAGGTACAGTCGCAAATACTTCCTTATTTCTTGTCTATCTTTACCGCACATAACTTACCGCACATTGTGCATGAATTAACATCATTGTTTTTTTGATATTTTTCCCTTGCCCTCACAGGATCAATTGCCATAGAAAACATCCCTTCCCAATCAAGATTTTTTCTATAGATACTCATCTGGATATCCTTATCAATAGCACCCGGATACCCTTTAGCGATATCAGCGATGTGAGCAGCAATCTTTGAGGCGATTACACCTTCCCTCACATCATCCATATCAGGCAAGCATAAATGCTCGGCAGGAGTAACATAGCATAAAAAGTCAGCTCCGGCAGCACCTGCTATTGCTCCACCTATTGCACTGGTAATATGATCGTAGCCCGGTGCAATATCTGTAGGTAGAGGGCCTAAAATATAAAATGGTGCATCATTACACAATCTTTTTTGCAAAATCATATTAGCTTGAATCTGATTAAGAGGGACATGCCCTGGGCCTTCTATCATTGTCTGCACGTTTCTCTCTTTTGCCCTTTCTGCCAACTCACCCAATATAATTAACTCATCAATTTGCCCTCTATCTGTGGCATCAGCGATGGCTCCCGGTCTGAACCCGTCGCCAAGACTTAATGTTACATCATATTTGTAAGCTATTTCAAGCAAATCGTCATAATATTCAAAAAGGGGATTTTCTTTTCCGTTTTTTCTTATCCAGTCAGCAAGTATTGAGCCCCCACGGCTGACTATCCCGCAAATTCTGTTTGACCTGTCCATTCTGGCAACAGATTCCTTTGTAACACCACAGTGCACTGTAATGTAATCGACCCCCTGCTCACACTGCTTTTCAATAGACTTTAAAAGTTCTTCTCCATCCATTTTGTTTGTAGGGATATCTTTTTCAGCTAACCTGGCAGCAACTGCATAAATAGGCACAGCTCCAACCATAACGGAAGAATTTTCCAGTATCATACCCCTTATCTTTTCAAGGTCCCCCCCGGTAGACAAATCCATTACACTGTCTGCTCCGGCATCAATTGCGACCTGAAGTTTCTCCATTTCTCTTTCATAAGTGGGGCAATCACCGCTAGTCCCTATATTTGCATTAATTTTTGTTCTCATCATCTTTCCAATTGCCATTACATTTTCAAAATTTCGGTTTTTATTTTTTGGGATTACAACTTTACCTTCCGCAATTTGTCTCATTAAATCTTGAATTTCAATATTTTCATCTTTAGCAACTTTCCTCATCTCTTCAGTCGGGTTAAGTTGCTTAGCCGCTTCAAGCTGTGTCATCTTTATTCCTCCAATTTTTATAAAAAAAGCCACCGACGCGTAAACGGGTGGCTTAATATCTTAAGTCATATCCGTTTCCTACGCCGGCATTACCCGGTTCAGGTTCAGGGGTATATCTCAGCCATTCACGGCACCCCCACGGAAATTTTAGAGTTATTATAGACAACTTTTATATTAAAGCAAGAAATTAATTTAACAAAAGGCTGTATCTATCTGATAAACATTCTAAATGATGAGGTAACGCATTTACGCTTAAAATTTTACTTGAATTTGAACATGAAAAAATTTATTAACTTCCAATGGATTTGATATACAAGACAACGGAAGAAATTTTTGAAAGCTTTGTAGTTAACGCAAAATTTGATATTGTTGCCAAAGAGCATAACTTCGATATACAAATCGATAGCAACATATCTTATCTCACAGGCGCACAGATACCTAATGTACTTAACATTTCGGCAATTTTTGGCAAAAAATGTATAGCGTTCATATCCGAACTTTCTGAGTTTAAAATAAAAAATTTATTAAGCGGTGTTTTTATAATAGTTACCACCTCAATTCCAAAAAAGATTACAATCCCAACACTATTTTGCAAAAACGCAGATCAACTTGGATTTACCCTTGAAGCCGCTTATGAACTTTCCCTTGAAACAAGGCTCCCCGTCAATGTAGTGCTTGGCAGCAAAGCCATTAATAGTCTTGCCAAAGATTATACATTCAACATAAGCAGTCAGCAAAGCAGACAAAATATTTCAAAATCTAACATTAGAGATATTGACACTACCGTAATTGTGGAAAAACTTTCTCTTGCCGAAGCAATTCTTAACGCTAAATTGCCAAATACATTAAATTCTGATTTCTTATCCCTTAATTTTGAAGGTGAGTTTTTAAATTATATAATACCTCATACCAACCCAAACCCTGTAAGAACCACTTTTAAAGTATATAAAAAAGAGGTAGAGTATTTAAAACCTGTGTTAGAGTTGTTGAATATTAAATTTGATATAGTAGAACTTAGTAACTATGAATGTAATATCAGCACAAGAACTGCACTTTGCCCCGGCTGCCCTTTTGTAAGTATCTTTACAGCTTTGAAACTAAACGATTTTTACATATTCTCCAATATAAAATGCAAAAGTATTTATGAATCTTTTGATATCAACTATATGACTATGGATGAATTTTACGGACTACTGCTCGCCGAGGTTAAACAAAACTTTCTTTTTATCACTAACTATTCCGACTTTAATCAAAAATACCTTAAAAATGTCGATATCAAAGGGAAAGTTATACTCTTAAAAGATACGGAAATTGACAGAGAATTTTTTAAACTAACCAAATATCCATTTAAACTTACTAAACCAAACTTTATATTCCCATATTCCTGCGAAAACATTATCTCTTACAAAATCCCAAAAATAAAGACTGAAAAATGTAGCTGTTTAAGAGATGGAAAAGTGGCTGACTGCATGGCAAAAACGTTCTGCCCTGCTATCAAAGCTACCGATAATGCAATCAAGATAGACCCTCAGTTTTGTACCGGCTGTAGAGCTTGTGTAGCTTATTGCCCAAAAGGAGCCATAAAGTGAACTATACAGTCAACATGATTGGCAACTTAAGAGATTCTGTATTCTTAGATATTTTAAAACTAACACTTATCACAGCCGAAGAATCTGACTATTGTGTCAAAATATCTTCCAAACCGACAAAAAACCCTTTTGATTATGCAACAATATGCATAGAACTTAAAGGGAGCAATAAAAACAGTTACCAAAATATAATAGCTGATTTTGAAAATGCACTTTTAGACACAAAAATTGAAGCCACAATAATACAGGATACTGACTTCTATTCGCTTTTAGGTAAACTGTTGAAACAAATTGAAGATATAAACCCTTCTTTTGTCATAGGCTTCCTTCTCGACAAAAATAAACATAAAGAACTCGAAGCGTTTAAAGCAAGTTTCTACTAATGTAAAATATCTTCAGAAAAAACAACAGCCTCAAATCTGTATATTTTGACATCAGGTTGTTTCCAACAATCACCACTCAACCCGGCCTTATAACATGTGTGAGTCAAAAAAGTTTCCCTGTCAAAATTATGCTCAGTCGCCACTTGCGGCAACAAAACACCTGAATAATATCCTTTTCGAATATATATCCCATCCCTTCCTACAACTATATCCTCCGGACTGCAGGGGATCATTGGAGATAACACAGAAATTTCTATTTCACACTGTCTCAACTCATCGATATCTGCAACAGCAGGAAACCTCGGATCATTGAAAGCCGCATTTACTGCCATCTCGGCAACATTTTCAACAATATTCACATCCTCTCTAAAATTACCTATACACCCTCTGAGCATACCATCTAAATGTAAGGTAACAAAGCACCCCGAATTAAACTTCAAGCTATCAGGTATATTTTGCACATTAAAACAGATATCATTAAGTTTGCTCTGTATACTTTCCCTTGCCACTTTAAGCAAAAATATTTTGTCTTTTTTAGTAAGTCTAAAATCCACATTCATTGTTGAAAACCTGTTGATAAAAATATTTTACAACAACTTAGGCTATCATTATTTTCAATATAGCAATATTTTTTGCTCATACTACAATAAGTTACGGGAAAGCCCCTAAAAATAAAGAATAGCTTGTCAAGCATTTTTTTACATTTAAATATGTTGAAAATTTGTTTACAAATTAGATATAAAAAGAAAAAATCCAACCCTCTAAAAACGGTAACCATATGCCTAATTTTTAACCACATATTTTACCCTGTTTTTTCCATCATTTTTTGCCATATAAAGAGCTCTATCTGCATTCTCAACTATCTCATATAGTTTATCTCCACTTTCAGGAAAGCCTGCAATACCTATACTTACTGTTATTTTAAAATCTTTACCTTTATCCGTAAAAAGTGACTTAACTTCTATCATTTTTCTTAACCTTTCGGAAAATTCATAAGCGGAATGAACATCAGTTTCAACAAGACAAATCATATATTCATCTCCACCATACCTACCGGCAAAATCAGTCCTTCTGCAACTCTCTTTAACGATGTCGGCAATAAGTTTTATAACCATATTACCATACTTATGACCATAACTGTCATTTATTTTTTTAAGATCATCAGAATCTAACATTATCAAGCAAAAAGATTTTTTATATCGCAAAGACCTGTAATATTCATCTTCAAGCTTTTTCAAAAAACCTTTTTGGTTTAAAAGTCCCGTCAAACCATCTGTAATCGATAGCTCTTCAACCTTCAGGCACAACTTGTTAAAAACATCTCGTAAATAGTATGCAATATAAAAAATTAAAATATAATTAATTATGTAGGCCTTAAGAAACTTTGAACCAACGATATCTTTAAAGTAGTAGAAATCTGCCACTAAAATAGCAAGACTTAGTATAATTATAAAAAAATTATTAGATATTCTTAAAAATAAGAATATCCCCAATAGCTGTAGCAACAGGATAAGGTATGCAAACTCATTTAACAAAATAGTAGCACCCAGAATCAACAAGTAAAAAAGCAAAATATGAAGTAAATCACCCTTTTCGGTATTATATGCCCTATACCTTAGTACAAAAAGCAAAATAAGGTATACCACATTTATGTAAAGAAACGTATTAGATATCTGATCAAAATCGTAAAGCAGATTAACTCCAAACAGATAAACTCCAACAATCAGACATATGTTGTTGTTCAAATTATCAAGGAATTTATTCCATATTGTATTGTTCATACTAAAATAATAACATATATATTTATGAAAATAAATATTAATAAATGTTCAATCCATATTAACGGTATAAATAACTTATACAAATATTACGGAGTTATTCACAAAAACTAAAGCCACCAATAATTCGCTACTATTTAATTGACAATTTTTATCTCTATATTTATCATCGCAAAATGTTATCAGTCATAACCTTGCTTACTGCCGGTCTTTTTGTTGGATTTTTAGGTGGGATATTAGGGATAGGCGGTGGCTCGATTATGGTGCCTATTCTCGTCTTATGGTTTAAATATCCCATTCATGTTGCAATAGCAACATCTTTAATCACAATAGTAGCAACAAGTATAAATATTACTGGGTATAATATTGCCTCAGGGCTTGCAAATATCAGATTTGGACTTTTTCTTGAAATCACAACAGCCCTGTTTGCGATTTTAGGTGGGGTGTTGAGTGTATCAGTAAATGAAAAGCCAATCATAATAGCATTTTCAATTATTCTTGCTTTCATATCGTTTCTTTATTTTATCCGTAGAAATATAAATGACGATGTAGTTACAGATAATACAGCTAAAAGTTTCTTTGCCGCATCATACTATGATGCTTTAAATAAATTTAACATTTCATATAAACCTATAAATGTTATTCCTACTGCCTTAATCTCTGCTTTTGCAGGGCTTATATCAGGCATGCTTGGAATAGGTGGTGGGGTTGTCAAAGTACCTGCAATGAATATATTGGCAAAGTTGCCAATAAAAGCTGCAACGGCAACAAGTAATTTTATGATTGGAATAACAGCAGCAGCAGGCTCAATTGTATATTTCAATTCAGGGTTTATCGACCCTTCGGTTACTTCACTAATGATTATTGGTGTTACTTTCGGCTCTAAAATAGCTTCTAAAAAATTCAACAAGATTGCAGATAAACGGATTAAAACACTTTTTATGATTTTTATGATTTTTGTAGCAATTCAAATGTTTATAAAAGGTATTAAGTAATGATGAATAAAAACATACTATTTTCAAAAATATATAAAAGAGGTGCGGATATAAGCTTTGTTATAATACTCATTGGGCTTATAGAGCTCTTGATTTTTCAAGGCGCAAACAAACCAAATACATTAAATATACTTTATCTTTTCAATCAGGCTCTTCATTTTAACCCTTATGCAACAATGTATGCAGGGTTAATATTATTAATATCAACCCCTATTGCCGTTCTATTAGCTATTTTAACTGTCAGTATTATTCAAAAATCTATAAAAGAGATTTTACTGTCATCTACAATTTTGTTAATAATTATAATTGCAATCATTTTTGGCATCAGATAACAAAATAATATTATAAGTTTTATTCCTAACTTGACAAAAATATACAGTGTAATATATCATCTGACTGATGAGTCAGTCAGAAAACACGAAAGAGAAAATAATAAAATCTGCAATAAAAATATTCGCTCAAAAAGGGTACTGGAGAACCAAAGTATCTGATATCGTAGCTGATGCAGGGTTTGCACAGGGCAGTTTCTACAACTGTTTCAGCGGGAAAGAAGAGTGTTTTAAAGAGATTTTATTAATGCTTCATAATGAAACTGTAAGCCAAGTCGAAAGCACACTTTCAGCACTTCCGACCAAAGATAAACTTCCGGGTTTTTTAAAACTTTTAAACAAAAGATTTAGGCAATCCCAAGATATCGCAAAAATATTTCTTTATGAGGCTTTAACATGCAGTCACGAGCTTAGAGAAATATACATATCTTTTAAACAGAAAAACTTTGAAATTTTATATTCAATTTTAACTGAACTAAAATGTGAATACAGATATGAGAAGGCCTTCATTTTAAATAGTTTTATAAAAAGCATGATTGAAACTTTAATCATAGAGAATAACTTTGACATTGATAAGGTTAATAAAATCATTGATAATACACTAAAAATTGTCATAAAGGAGCGACAATGAAAAAGATACTTTTGATGCTTTTGGTCTCGTCCAATATCTTTGCATTAAATATTGACGAAGCTGTACAAAATGCTCTGCAAAATAACCATATTTTAAAGTTTTACGAATCTTCAGTCAAAAGCAGCAAATACGATACAGAATCTTCCAAATCGTTACAAATGCCCTCTTTTTTCTTAGATTCTTCATACACATTACTTGATAAAGAGAAAAAGCTTAATGTGGAAATCGCTCCGGGAATAACGAGCAGTATGACTCAAGTAAAAGATAAATACTTTGATGCAACTGTAGGTATAAAGTACAATATTTATACAGGGGGAGCTGTTAGCTCAAACATCAACATTAATCGTTACAAAGAGGAAAGTGTCAAACAAAACTATTTAGAGTTTAAAAATGAGCTTATTTTTCAAGTAAAAAAGCAATATGCAGAGATACTTAAGCTTTTGGCACAAAAAGAAATAGCGCAAAGACATCTTGATGCCTTAAACAACCATTATTCAGATGTAAAAAATTTTTATAAACAAGGTATAGTAGCCGAATTGGACTTGCTGCAAACTGACGTAAAATTAAAAGAAGCTAAACAGTCTCTTACCAAAATTGATAATTACATCAAAGTTGCTAAATCCGCCCTAAGTCTTTTAATAAACAGTAATATTGAAAGCTCTGATTTTCCTTTGACAGAATTAAATCAAAACACTATCGAAAAAACAATAAAGATAGATACTCTTTACGAGGAGGCAGTAAAAAACAGACCTATAATAAAACAGACCTATAATAAAACAGATTGAAGCAGAAATTAATGCCCTCAATGAATCTAAAAAAACTATAAAATCAGGCTATTTACCAAAAATTTATGCTGCAGGCGGATATACTTATAACAACCAAAATGATGAAATTTCCCCAAAAGGTGGATTTTTTGGAAAACTCGGTATTCAAATGAATATTGACTGGGATTACCCAACGAAGAAGCTTAAATCTGTCAGCGAAAAACTAATTGCACTAAATCAACAGAGATTAAATACAATTTTGAAAGTAAAACTTGAAGTTAAAGAAGCTTACGAAACATATCAAACTGCTCTTTTAAACCTTGAAGTAGCCAAAAGTGCTGTGGATGAAGCTAAAGAATATAACAGAATAATCAAGCTCAAATATGACAATGGCCTAGCTTCCAACTCTGATGTATTAGATGGACAAGCACTACTCACGACAGCACTAAGTAACGAAAAGAATGCTTACTACGATCTATTTATAGCATACTTCCAGATAGAAAAAACAATTGGAAAAAACTTGAGGTGATTATATGAAGAAACAGGTAAAAATTGCTCTTGTACTGCTTTTTATTGGGCTTATTGCAGCCATTGTAATCGGTTATAAGTGGCTTGAAAACAGAAAACTCTATGCCAGCACTGATGCTTTTTTTGTCAAAAGTGACAAAATAGCAAATGTATCATTTAAGAGGATTTCAGGAAAAATAGTTAAAATGAACTTTAAGGAAGGGGATAGTGTAAAAGCCGGTGACATCATGGCCGAAATTGATAGCACCGATTACCAAACCCAACTTGAAAAAATTAATCATAATATAAATTCACTTTTAGCTGAAAAAGATGCCTTGACTGTTAACAAGGATAAGACAGAAAAATCACTTAAAATAGAGAAAAACATTAAGAATGATACGCTGAAATCTGTTGAGAAAGAGATTGAATCTTTTAAACAGAATATTAATGAGGTTGATATACAACTCAGTCAGCTTGAAAAAGATTATAACAGGTATAAAAACTTAAAAGAGGAGAAAGCAATATCTGAAAAAAGCTTTGAAGATATTCAAACAAATCTCAAAAGACTTAAGGCTAAAAAAGCTTCCCTATCAGAGAAACTTAAATCACTTTATTACTCAAAACAAATTGCTGAAAAAGACCTTGCTCTTGTAGATGTTAAGCTCAAAATAATTTTTGAATTGGAGAAAAAGCTACAATCTCTGGACGAGCAGATAAGCGCCCTGAAAAAGGACAGAGAAGACATAGTCAAAATGATAGAATACTGCAAATTAAAAGCTCCTTTTGATGGAGTCATAGGGCAAAAATACGCTGAAGAAGGGAGCGTAGTAAAGGCCGGCAGTTATATTTATTCATTAGTTGATACGACTAATCTTTACGGATATGTATTGATGGAAGAGGAAAAAATTAATGGAGTAAACCCTGGCGATGTAGCTGAAATAAAAATTGATGCTTACCCTGATGAAAAGTTTGAAGGTGAAGTAGTGGAGGTATTCCCTGCATCTGCTGCCACTTATGCCCTGGTGCCAAGAGATATTTCTGCGGGTGAATTTACTAAAGTATCACAGAGGATTCCTATAAGAATTAAATTTACATCAGGGAATTTGCAACTATTAAGAGTTGGACTTGGTGGAGAAATAAAAATAAAAAGGTAACATATGGTTATTGATAATGAAAAACCGATATACGAGCAGATTAGTTTAATCGGACGCCTTTTAATCACCTTTGTGGTGATGGCTGGTACATTTATGGCAATATTAGATACAACAATAGTAGATGTTGTAGTACCAAAAATGATGGCTCCGCTAAAAACAGATTTATACGGTGTGCAGTGGGTTATTACATCTTATATGGCTTCAGCTGCCACAGCATTATTGTTGGTAGAATCTCTTGATAAAGTCTTAGGGCTCAGCAAGCTTTTTATTATAGGGATAACAATTTTCACAATATCAAGTTACTTATGCGGTGTTTCTTCTGACTTGACGCAGATGATAGTTTTTAGATGTATGCAAGGCACAGGAGAAGCTTTTGTAGTAGCTTCAGCTCAGGCAATTCTGTTTTCTCTTTACCCCCCTCATATGAAAGGGCTTGCTATGGGTATCTACGGAATGGGAGTAAGTTTTGCTCCGGCACTTGGCCCGACACTCGGCGGGTGGCTTACCGAACACCTCGGATGGAGGAGTGTTTTTTTTGTTAATATCCCTATTGGTCTTATGGTAGTGGTTTTGGGGCTTCTTCTTCTACCAAAATATTCAAAATCTACTGAGAAATTTAAATTTAATTTTATAAGCTATTTTTTTCTTGCGTCATTTACAATATCACTACTAATTATGCTATCAAAAGGGCAGCAAAAAGGGTGGTTTCAGTCTAATTTTATCTTTGTACTATTTTTCTTAAGTGCTATATCTCTTATAATTTATATAATTTTCGAACTTATTTCAAAATATAAACTAATCGACTTTTCTATCTTTAAAATTCCTCAATATAGGTATGCCACACTAATATATTTCTTTACACTTGGGCTTTCAATCTATCAGCTTTTTTATCTAATACCACTTTATTATGAAAACCTTAGGCATTTTACTACCCTACAAACAGGCCTTCATATGTTGGGATTTGCCATATTTATAGGGCTTACTTCTCCTATAGCAGGGATACTTTCAGACAAAATTGGCGAGCATTATGTTTTACTCTTTAATACTGTGCTTTACATTTTAACAAGTGTATTTCTTATGCCACAGTTAAATTACTATACGCCATCAGTCCAAACTATCTTGCTGACAGTCCCTCTCGGATTTTCTTTGGGCAGTTTTTTTGCTCCAATTACTACACTTGCCATGAGACACTTAAAAGATAAAACAAGTCTTGGCGTTGGACTTTTGCATTATTTACGATTTATGGGTGGGTCATTTGGCACGGCAATCGCGACTAACACGTTGCAATCTAAATATAACTTACACTTTGAAGAAATTGGAAATATGCAAAATCAGTCACATGTGTACTATTATTTCACTACACTTAAAGAGCAACTCTCTGGCCTTTTAAGTCCCGATGTTATAGATCTGAAAATGGGTGTTTTGCTTGGAAAAGCTATGTCAGTTCAGGCTTTAAGTAATGCTTTTCAAGATGTATTCAGCCATGCGGGATATTTTGGAATTTTTGGACTTTCCTTTTTGACTTTTGTGTTTATTCATGAGATAAAAGCAAAAAAGGCTTAATAAGGGTGTTTATATGCTCACAAAAAGAATTATTCCCTGCCTTGACGTTAAAGATGGCAGAGTAGTAAAGGGGACAAAATTTCTTGATTTGAAAGATGCAGGTGACCCGGTTCTGGTTGCTGAAGAGTACAACAGGCAAAAAGCGGATGAGCTTACCTTTCTTGATATTACAGCAAGCCATGAAAACCGGGGCATTATCCTTGATATTGTGGCAAAAACAGCTAAAAAAATATTTATGCCACTAACTGTAGGCGGTGGCGTAAGAACCCTTGAGGATATAAGAAATCTTCTTAATGCAGGAGCCGATAAGGTTTCTATAAACACAGCCGCGGTAAAAAACCCCGAATTTGTTAAACAGGCATCAAAGAAATTCGGTTCACAGTGTATTGTTGTGGCAATTGATGCAAAGATGGTTGGGGAAAACACATGGGAGGTATTTACCCATGGCGGCAGAAATCCTACCGGGATTGATGCTATAAAATGGGCAATACGCATGCAGGAATATGGCGCAGGTGAAATACTTTTAACCTCAATGGACAAAGATGGTACAAAAGATGGATACGATATTAATTTGACACGAAATATCGCAGAGGCAGTAAAAATTCCCGTAATTGCCTCCGGTGGAGTCGGAAACGCACAGCATATACTTGATGGTTTAACAAAGGGTAAAGCTGATGCGGCACTTGCAGCAAGTATTTTTCATTTTGGAGAATACACCGTGCAAGAAGTTAAAGAATTTTTAAAAAATAACGGCGTAAATGTGAGGTTGTAAATGGACTTATCATTTCTTGAGAATTTGGTCAAAATAATTCATGACAGGAAGATAAACCCTTCTGAGAGCTCTTACACTGCTAAGCTTTTTGAAGGTGGAGAAAACAAAATAATCAAAAAACTTGGAGAAGAAAATGCTGA
The window above is part of the Deferrivibrio essentukiensis genome. Proteins encoded here:
- a CDS encoding TetR/AcrR family transcriptional regulator, which encodes MSQSENTKEKIIKSAIKIFAQKGYWRTKVSDIVADAGFAQGSFYNCFSGKEECFKEILLMLHNETVSQVESTLSALPTKDKLPGFLKLLNKRFRQSQDIAKIFLYEALTCSHELREIYISFKQKNFEILYSILTELKCEYRYEKAFILNSFIKSMIETLIIENNFDIDKVNKIIDNTLKIVIKERQ
- a CDS encoding TolC family protein encodes the protein MKKILLMLLVSSNIFALNIDEAVQNALQNNHILKFYESSVKSSKYDTESSKSLQMPSFFLDSSYTLLDKEKKLNVEIAPGITSSMTQVKDKYFDATVGIKYNIYTGGAVSSNININRYKEESVKQNYLEFKNELIFQVKKQYAEILKLLAQKEIAQRHLDALNNHYSDVKNFYKQGIVAELDLLQTDVKLKEAKQSLTKIDNYIKVAKSALSLLINSNIESSDFPLTELNQNTIEKTIKIDTLYEEAVKNRPIIKQTYNKTD
- a CDS encoding TolC family protein is translated as MNALNESKKTIKSGYLPKIYAAGGYTYNNQNDEISPKGGFFGKLGIQMNIDWDYPTKKLKSVSEKLIALNQQRLNTILKVKLEVKEAYETYQTALLNLEVAKSAVDEAKEYNRIIKLKYDNGLASNSDVLDGQALLTTALSNEKNAYYDLFIAYFQIEKTIGKNLR
- a CDS encoding HlyD family secretion protein — protein: MKKQVKIALVLLFIGLIAAIVIGYKWLENRKLYASTDAFFVKSDKIANVSFKRISGKIVKMNFKEGDSVKAGDIMAEIDSTDYQTQLEKINHNINSLLAEKDALTVNKDKTEKSLKIEKNIKNDTLKSVEKEIESFKQNINEVDIQLSQLEKDYNRYKNLKEEKAISEKSFEDIQTNLKRLKAKKASLSEKLKSLYYSKQIAEKDLALVDVKLKIIFELEKKLQSLDEQISALKKDREDIVKMIEYCKLKAPFDGVIGQKYAEEGSVVKAGSYIYSLVDTTNLYGYVLMEEEKINGVNPGDVAEIKIDAYPDEKFEGEVVEVFPASAATYALVPRDISAGEFTKVSQRIPIRIKFTSGNLQLLRVGLGGEIKIKR
- a CDS encoding DHA2 family efflux MFS transporter permease subunit is translated as MVIDNEKPIYEQISLIGRLLITFVVMAGTFMAILDTTIVDVVVPKMMAPLKTDLYGVQWVITSYMASAATALLLVESLDKVLGLSKLFIIGITIFTISSYLCGVSSDLTQMIVFRCMQGTGEAFVVASAQAILFSLYPPHMKGLAMGIYGMGVSFAPALGPTLGGWLTEHLGWRSVFFVNIPIGLMVVVLGLLLLPKYSKSTEKFKFNFISYFFLASFTISLLIMLSKGQQKGWFQSNFIFVLFFLSAISLIIYIIFELISKYKLIDFSIFKIPQYRYATLIYFFTLGLSIYQLFYLIPLYYENLRHFTTLQTGLHMLGFAIFIGLTSPIAGILSDKIGEHYVLLFNTVLYILTSVFLMPQLNYYTPSVQTILLTVPLGFSLGSFFAPITTLAMRHLKDKTSLGVGLLHYLRFMGGSFGTAIATNTLQSKYNLHFEEIGNMQNQSHVYYYFTTLKEQLSGLLSPDVIDLKMGVLLGKAMSVQALSNAFQDVFSHAGYFGIFGLSFLTFVFIHEIKAKKA
- the hisF gene encoding imidazole glycerol phosphate synthase subunit HisF — translated: MLTKRIIPCLDVKDGRVVKGTKFLDLKDAGDPVLVAEEYNRQKADELTFLDITASHENRGIILDIVAKTAKKIFMPLTVGGGVRTLEDIRNLLNAGADKVSINTAAVKNPEFVKQASKKFGSQCIVVAIDAKMVGENTWEVFTHGGRNPTGIDAIKWAIRMQEYGAGEILLTSMDKDGTKDGYDINLTRNIAEAVKIPVIASGGVGNAQHILDGLTKGKADAALAASIFHFGEYTVQEVKEFLKNNGVNVRL